A window of Treponema sp. J25 genomic DNA:
AGGAAACTTGAAGAAGAATCAAGAAAACTAAAAGAAATTGAAGCGATGTACAACTTTGAAGTAAGAAAAAAAATGAATCATGCAAAATTTATCATAGCCGGGGAGCTGCTCAAGTATCCAGAAAAAGAAAAAATAATAAAACAAATAATCGAAGGTAAAGAATTCTCTGCCAAAGACGCAGAGTGTCTCAAAATTCTCTTAGATTGGTATAAAATAACCAATATTAACGTAAAACAAAGGCAAAATGACCTAGACAACGAATTAATCAAGGCTTAAGATATAGCAAAATCTGAAAAAAAGGCCGTCTTTAACGGAGCGGGAACTCCTAGACGGCCTTAAGGAAAAACAGATACCATGATTATACAACAGATTGAAAACTTTGAAAAGACCCTACCGCAATTTATTTATGCAACTGACGAACTCGGATATCTTAAAAAGATACCAAAGGCATACGCTATAAAGAAAAAATACATACAACCTAATAATGAATATGACCTGCGCTGGCTTGTCTACGACGTGGACAGGGAAACAGCGTCCTTTGACTGGTACGACCGTAACTGTCCCGCCCCGAATATCATCGCTACAAATCCTAAAAACGGCCATGCTCATCTTTTCTACGGCCTAGAAACTCCCGTATGGCAGCAATACGAAGATTCAAAAGCCTATCGGTTTGCCTGCGCCGTAGACGTGGCAATGACAAAAGCCCTTGAAGCCGACCCTGGGTATTCAAAACTCATCGCTAAAAACCCATTGCGGGACGACGAGTGGCTTGTACAAACCTTCCAGCCGTACAGTTACGATCTGAATTGGATTGCAGATTACGTCGATCTAGAACCTTACAAAGACCGAAGAAAAAACCTGCCGGAGATCGGACTTGGCAGAAACTGCACTCTGTTTGAAAGGTTGCGCCATTGGGCTTATAGAGCGATCCGCCAGAACTGGATTGATTATGATTTTTGGCATTACACGGTTGAGTGTCAGGCCAGGAAATACAATGATTTCGCAGAACCCCTGCCAGATTGCGAAATAAGGGCGACGGCAAAGTCGGTGGCCAAGTGGACATGGGAGCACATGTCACCGGAAAGTTTTC
This region includes:
- a CDS encoding replication initiation protein; its protein translation is MIIQQIENFEKTLPQFIYATDELGYLKKIPKAYAIKKKYIQPNNEYDLRWLVYDVDRETASFDWYDRNCPAPNIIATNPKNGHAHLFYGLETPVWQQYEDSKAYRFACAVDVAMTKALEADPGYSKLIAKNPLRDDEWLVQTFQPYSYDLNWIADYVDLEPYKDRRKNLPEIGLGRNCTLFERLRHWAYRAIRQNWIDYDFWHYTVECQARKYNDFAEPLPDCEIRATAKSVAKWTWEHMSPESFRRWGENRRNRSIAVRREKSLELKKIIIELAKQNPHATQRELSKMAGVSVKTVNKLLRS